A DNA window from Campylobacter lari contains the following coding sequences:
- a CDS encoding CheB methylesterase domain-containing protein, with amino-acid sequence MKLILIGSSTGGPSQLKFLLNDVELKDCAVVIAQHMNPAFIPSFVNQFNKEALSEVIIPSDKEVLKNKIYICQRNMILSGNNTLTLNTTDETSSFNPGIDVLFNSAVNLCKYHKILALIMTGMGDDGAKSLFELYKAGVRCLCENEADSIVYGMPKKARDTNPNLKPMSLIELKKEITNFIKS; translated from the coding sequence ATGAAGCTTATACTAATTGGTTCTTCAACAGGTGGCCCAAGCCAACTAAAGTTTTTACTAAATGATGTAGAATTGAAAGATTGTGCAGTAGTGATTGCTCAGCATATGAATCCTGCGTTTATTCCTTCTTTTGTAAATCAATTTAACAAAGAAGCATTAAGCGAGGTGATTATACCAAGTGATAAGGAAGTTTTGAAAAATAAAATTTATATTTGTCAAAGAAATATGATTTTAAGTGGCAACAATACCTTAACATTAAATACTACAGATGAAACTAGTAGTTTTAATCCAGGGATTGATGTGCTATTTAATTCTGCTGTTAATCTTTGCAAATATCATAAAATTTTAGCTTTGATTATGACAGGAATGGGCGATGATGGTGCTAAGTCTTTGTTTGAACTTTATAAAGCAGGAGTAAGGTGTTTGTGCGAAAATGAGGCAGATTCTATAGTATATGGTATGCCAAAAAAAGCTAGAGATACTAATCCAAATTTAAAACCTATGAGTTTAATAGAACTCAAAAAAGAAATAACAAATTTCATCAAATCGTAG